A single genomic interval of Helianthus annuus cultivar XRQ/B chromosome 6, HanXRQr2.0-SUNRISE, whole genome shotgun sequence harbors:
- the LOC110879148 gene encoding serine carboxypeptidase-like 17 isoform X2, producing the protein MTKMYFLPEKLAVCTGSQRSMCKSSKFLEIEDSETVLCEPLFDLPSSHASHILSFLDDMYGPLNFNLDDDLNNLTLTLNPNAWTQMANIIFVDIPAGTGFSYSETKEGWISSNSILAIQAVDFIKKFLSDRPKFLRNPLYIAGISYIGIIVPKITLELYEGNERGDQTAFNIQGYILLSPFTNKFTDINSRLEYAHRIALISDDIYQSAVNSCHGNYVDINSANSACLNSLQSYEECTSHINLENILEPFCDENDPALDCETDFNKVITKWANTKVVQQALNIRQGTIGKWELINNTLHYHQGKNDTLCYSYDIFTSFSHHKELSSKKCRALIMSGDHDLTFPYVGVEQWITSLNVQVEVPWKPFYIDGQVGGYITKYAQNDYSLTFATVKGAGHTIPHDKPRQTMVLTQEWFSSQTYSSDS; encoded by the exons ATGACCAAAATGTATTTCTTACCAGAAAAGCTGGCAGTTTGTACAGGTTCACAAAGGTCCATGTGCAAAAGTTCCAAGTTTTTAGAAATTGAAGATTCTGAAACTGTTTTATGTGAGCCTCTCTTTGATTTGCCAAGTTCACATGCTTCACATATCTTATCCTTTTTGGATGATATGTATG GTCCACTTAACTTCAATTTGGATGATGACCTAAATAATCTCACATTAACATTGAATCCAAATGCATGGACACAG ATGGCTAATATCATATTCGTGGATATACCTGCTGGTACTGGCTTTTCCTATTCAGAAACCAAAGAAGGATGGATTAGCAGTAATAGTATTCTAGCCATCCAAGCTGTGGACTTCATTAAAAAG TTTCTGAGTGATCGTCCCAAATTTTTGAGGAATCCATTATATATAGCAGGAATTTCTTACATTGGCATTATCGTTCCCAAAATCACTCTAGAATTATATGAAG GTAACGAGCGTGGAGATCAAACCGCATTCAACATTCAA GGTTACATTCTTTTGAGTCCTTTCACCAATAAGTTCACGGATATCAATTCAAGACTTGAATATGCTCACCGTATAGCACTCATATCAGACGATATTTATCAG TCAGCCGTGAACAGTTGCCATGGTAATTATGTAGACATTAATTCCGCAAACTCAGCATGTTTAAATAGTCTGCAAAGCTATGAAGAG TGCACAAGCCATATTAATTTGGAAAACATTTTGGAACCATTTTGCGACGAAAATGATCCCGCACTAGATTGTGAA ACTGATTTTAACAAGGTCATAACTAAATGGGCGAACACCAAAGTTGTACAACAAGCTCTCAACATTCGTCAA GGAACAATTGGAAAATGGGAATTGATCAACAATACCTTGCATTACCATCAAGGAAAGAATGACACATTGTGTTATTCTTATGATATCTTTACTAGTTTTTCCCACCATAAGGAACTTTCTAGTAAAAAATGTAGAGCTTTGATTATGAG TGGTGATCATGATTTAACATTTCCATATGTTGGGGTTGAGCAATGGATAACGTCTCTCAATGTGCAAGTTGAAGTGCCATGGAAACCGTTTTACATTGATGGTCAAGTTGGAGG ATATATAACAAAATATGCCCAAAACGATTATTCATTGACATTTGCTACGGTTAAG GGCGCAGGACATACAATTCCACATGACAAGCCTAGGCAAACCATGGTATTAACTCAAGAGTGGTTTTCCTCACAAACGTATTCAAGCGATTCTTAG
- the LOC110879148 gene encoding serine carboxypeptidase-like 17 isoform X3, translating into MTYIWFSVCTGSQRSMCKSSKFLEIEDSETVLCEPLFDLPSSHASHILSFLDDMYGPLNFNLDDDLNNLTLTLNPNAWTQMANIIFVDIPAGTGFSYSETKEGWISSNSILAIQAVDFIKKFLSDRPKFLRNPLYIAGISYIGIIVPKITLELYEGNERGDQTAFNIQGYILLSPFTNKFTDINSRLEYAHRIALISDDIYQSAVNSCHGNYVDINSANSACLNSLQSYEECTSHINLENILEPFCDENDPALDCETDFNKVITKWANTKVVQQALNIRQGTIGKWELINNTLHYHQGKNDTLCYSYDIFTSFSHHKELSSKKCRALIMSGDHDLTFPYVGVEQWITSLNVQVEVPWKPFYIDGQVGGYITKYAQNDYSLTFATVKGAGHTIPHDKPRQTMVLTQEWFSSQTYSSDS; encoded by the exons ATGACTTACATATGGTTTTCTG TTTGTACAGGTTCACAAAGGTCCATGTGCAAAAGTTCCAAGTTTTTAGAAATTGAAGATTCTGAAACTGTTTTATGTGAGCCTCTCTTTGATTTGCCAAGTTCACATGCTTCACATATCTTATCCTTTTTGGATGATATGTATG GTCCACTTAACTTCAATTTGGATGATGACCTAAATAATCTCACATTAACATTGAATCCAAATGCATGGACACAG ATGGCTAATATCATATTCGTGGATATACCTGCTGGTACTGGCTTTTCCTATTCAGAAACCAAAGAAGGATGGATTAGCAGTAATAGTATTCTAGCCATCCAAGCTGTGGACTTCATTAAAAAG TTTCTGAGTGATCGTCCCAAATTTTTGAGGAATCCATTATATATAGCAGGAATTTCTTACATTGGCATTATCGTTCCCAAAATCACTCTAGAATTATATGAAG GTAACGAGCGTGGAGATCAAACCGCATTCAACATTCAA GGTTACATTCTTTTGAGTCCTTTCACCAATAAGTTCACGGATATCAATTCAAGACTTGAATATGCTCACCGTATAGCACTCATATCAGACGATATTTATCAG TCAGCCGTGAACAGTTGCCATGGTAATTATGTAGACATTAATTCCGCAAACTCAGCATGTTTAAATAGTCTGCAAAGCTATGAAGAG TGCACAAGCCATATTAATTTGGAAAACATTTTGGAACCATTTTGCGACGAAAATGATCCCGCACTAGATTGTGAA ACTGATTTTAACAAGGTCATAACTAAATGGGCGAACACCAAAGTTGTACAACAAGCTCTCAACATTCGTCAA GGAACAATTGGAAAATGGGAATTGATCAACAATACCTTGCATTACCATCAAGGAAAGAATGACACATTGTGTTATTCTTATGATATCTTTACTAGTTTTTCCCACCATAAGGAACTTTCTAGTAAAAAATGTAGAGCTTTGATTATGAG TGGTGATCATGATTTAACATTTCCATATGTTGGGGTTGAGCAATGGATAACGTCTCTCAATGTGCAAGTTGAAGTGCCATGGAAACCGTTTTACATTGATGGTCAAGTTGGAGG ATATATAACAAAATATGCCCAAAACGATTATTCATTGACATTTGCTACGGTTAAG GGCGCAGGACATACAATTCCACATGACAAGCCTAGGCAAACCATGGTATTAACTCAAGAGTGGTTTTCCTCACAAACGTATTCAAGCGATTCTTAG
- the LOC110879148 gene encoding serine carboxypeptidase-like 13 isoform X4: MQTLILAIIAVVKLQKLKGTHNILHIEAMRKYVIFLLTIQSCLIIKSYSESVIRRLPGYSKDLPFKLETGYIGVGEKEDVQLFYYLVESTRNPKEDPLIFFIPGGPGASALVTFLYEIGPLNFNLDDDLNNLTLTLNPNAWTQMANIIFVDIPAGTGFSYSETKEGWISSNSILAIQAVDFIKKSAVNSCHGNYVDINSANSACLNSLQSYEECTSHINLENILEPFCDENDPALDCETDFNKVITKWANTKVVQQALNIRQGTIGKWELINNTLHYHQGKNDTLCYSYDIFTSFSHHKELSSKKCRALIMSGDHDLTFPYVGVEQWITSLNVQVEVPWKPFYIDGQVGGYITKYAQNDYSLTFATVKGAGHTIPHDKPRQTMVLTQEWFSSQTYSSDS; encoded by the exons ATGCAAACTCTTATTCTTGCTATTATAGCCGTTGTTAAGCTACAAAAGCTTAAGGGGACACACAATATACTTCATATTGAAGCCATgagaaaatatgttatttttctTCTCACTATACAATCCTGCCTGATAATTAAATCATATTCTGAATCCGTTATCAGAAGACTTCCTGGATATTCCAAAGATCTTCCTTTCAAATTAGAAACTGG TTACATTGGAGTTGGGGAGAAAGAAGACGTACAATTGTTTTACTATCTTGTTGAGTCGACGAGAAATCCAAAAGAGGATCCTTTGATATTTTTTATACCTGGTGGTCCGGGGGCTTCCGCCTTAGTTACCTTCTTGTATGAAATAG GTCCACTTAACTTCAATTTGGATGATGACCTAAATAATCTCACATTAACATTGAATCCAAATGCATGGACACAG ATGGCTAATATCATATTCGTGGATATACCTGCTGGTACTGGCTTTTCCTATTCAGAAACCAAAGAAGGATGGATTAGCAGTAATAGTATTCTAGCCATCCAAGCTGTGGACTTCATTAAAAAG TCAGCCGTGAACAGTTGCCATGGTAATTATGTAGACATTAATTCCGCAAACTCAGCATGTTTAAATAGTCTGCAAAGCTATGAAGAG TGCACAAGCCATATTAATTTGGAAAACATTTTGGAACCATTTTGCGACGAAAATGATCCCGCACTAGATTGTGAA ACTGATTTTAACAAGGTCATAACTAAATGGGCGAACACCAAAGTTGTACAACAAGCTCTCAACATTCGTCAA GGAACAATTGGAAAATGGGAATTGATCAACAATACCTTGCATTACCATCAAGGAAAGAATGACACATTGTGTTATTCTTATGATATCTTTACTAGTTTTTCCCACCATAAGGAACTTTCTAGTAAAAAATGTAGAGCTTTGATTATGAG TGGTGATCATGATTTAACATTTCCATATGTTGGGGTTGAGCAATGGATAACGTCTCTCAATGTGCAAGTTGAAGTGCCATGGAAACCGTTTTACATTGATGGTCAAGTTGGAGG ATATATAACAAAATATGCCCAAAACGATTATTCATTGACATTTGCTACGGTTAAG GGCGCAGGACATACAATTCCACATGACAAGCCTAGGCAAACCATGGTATTAACTCAAGAGTGGTTTTCCTCACAAACGTATTCAAGCGATTCTTAG
- the LOC110879148 gene encoding serine carboxypeptidase-like 13 isoform X1 — translation MQTLILAIIAVVKLQKLKGTHNILHIEAMRKYVIFLLTIQSCLIIKSYSESVIRRLPGYSKDLPFKLETGYIGVGEKEDVQLFYYLVESTRNPKEDPLIFFIPGGPGASALVTFLYEIGPLNFNLDDDLNNLTLTLNPNAWTQMANIIFVDIPAGTGFSYSETKEGWISSNSILAIQAVDFIKKFLSDRPKFLRNPLYIAGISYIGIIVPKITLELYEGNERGDQTAFNIQGYILLSPFTNKFTDINSRLEYAHRIALISDDIYQSAVNSCHGNYVDINSANSACLNSLQSYEECTSHINLENILEPFCDENDPALDCETDFNKVITKWANTKVVQQALNIRQGTIGKWELINNTLHYHQGKNDTLCYSYDIFTSFSHHKELSSKKCRALIMSGDHDLTFPYVGVEQWITSLNVQVEVPWKPFYIDGQVGGYITKYAQNDYSLTFATVKGAGHTIPHDKPRQTMVLTQEWFSSQTYSSDS, via the exons ATGCAAACTCTTATTCTTGCTATTATAGCCGTTGTTAAGCTACAAAAGCTTAAGGGGACACACAATATACTTCATATTGAAGCCATgagaaaatatgttatttttctTCTCACTATACAATCCTGCCTGATAATTAAATCATATTCTGAATCCGTTATCAGAAGACTTCCTGGATATTCCAAAGATCTTCCTTTCAAATTAGAAACTGG TTACATTGGAGTTGGGGAGAAAGAAGACGTACAATTGTTTTACTATCTTGTTGAGTCGACGAGAAATCCAAAAGAGGATCCTTTGATATTTTTTATACCTGGTGGTCCGGGGGCTTCCGCCTTAGTTACCTTCTTGTATGAAATAG GTCCACTTAACTTCAATTTGGATGATGACCTAAATAATCTCACATTAACATTGAATCCAAATGCATGGACACAG ATGGCTAATATCATATTCGTGGATATACCTGCTGGTACTGGCTTTTCCTATTCAGAAACCAAAGAAGGATGGATTAGCAGTAATAGTATTCTAGCCATCCAAGCTGTGGACTTCATTAAAAAG TTTCTGAGTGATCGTCCCAAATTTTTGAGGAATCCATTATATATAGCAGGAATTTCTTACATTGGCATTATCGTTCCCAAAATCACTCTAGAATTATATGAAG GTAACGAGCGTGGAGATCAAACCGCATTCAACATTCAA GGTTACATTCTTTTGAGTCCTTTCACCAATAAGTTCACGGATATCAATTCAAGACTTGAATATGCTCACCGTATAGCACTCATATCAGACGATATTTATCAG TCAGCCGTGAACAGTTGCCATGGTAATTATGTAGACATTAATTCCGCAAACTCAGCATGTTTAAATAGTCTGCAAAGCTATGAAGAG TGCACAAGCCATATTAATTTGGAAAACATTTTGGAACCATTTTGCGACGAAAATGATCCCGCACTAGATTGTGAA ACTGATTTTAACAAGGTCATAACTAAATGGGCGAACACCAAAGTTGTACAACAAGCTCTCAACATTCGTCAA GGAACAATTGGAAAATGGGAATTGATCAACAATACCTTGCATTACCATCAAGGAAAGAATGACACATTGTGTTATTCTTATGATATCTTTACTAGTTTTTCCCACCATAAGGAACTTTCTAGTAAAAAATGTAGAGCTTTGATTATGAG TGGTGATCATGATTTAACATTTCCATATGTTGGGGTTGAGCAATGGATAACGTCTCTCAATGTGCAAGTTGAAGTGCCATGGAAACCGTTTTACATTGATGGTCAAGTTGGAGG ATATATAACAAAATATGCCCAAAACGATTATTCATTGACATTTGCTACGGTTAAG GGCGCAGGACATACAATTCCACATGACAAGCCTAGGCAAACCATGGTATTAACTCAAGAGTGGTTTTCCTCACAAACGTATTCAAGCGATTCTTAG